TGTCCACACTGCCCCCTAGAGCTCAAAAGGTTGAACTACAACCTTTAAGTGAAGGTCTTCTCTTTAATTTTGGAAGAtcatttcccctccctttctgctCTAAAGTGAACTAGAGCTTTTGCCAGGAATCAAGGAACCTTGGAGGGAGTACTAAGAGATGGAAAAGGGAATTGACAGGTAAAAGGTGATTTTGGCCCAGAGgtttttgaaaatagaaagactTCCAACTCAGCTGTGTTCAATTAAATCTTTGGCAAGGGATGATGCCCAACCTATCCTACCAGCCTTGAAAAACAGGCTCAGCCcaaggatacagagaaatcaGTTAGGAACTGTCTGAAGCCACAGGATAAGACTTCTCCCTAATAACAGTATCACCTTGTGTGCCCCACACATACTTTACATAATTGACATTTAAACCtcaacttttcttcattttacagaagaagaaactgaggcagagagcagCTAAGTAACTTGATCAAGGCCACAGCTGGTAAGTTGGCAGATGGGACTGCAATGCCAGCTCTGTTTGACACCAGTCCTCTTTCCTGTCCTTCTGCAACAATACCCAATCTTTCTCTGTATCATtctcccccatccacctccactTAGACTGTGATGGACTGAAGGGCTTCAAGTACAGTAGCAAACAAGAGcagatctagaaaaaaaaaaaagagcagatctAGGAGAAATTTTCCTGTTGGGGTAGAAGCCACATGatcaattaaaaacacaaatttaatgatttttttaaccttctttaACATGGACCCCTCTGAGATACTAACAAGGCAATGCACCCTTTCGCTGGAGAAATGCACATAAACTTTTGCATAATACTTCAAAGGATTCACAAATACCACCTCTCCCTCCAGTCTCATCCGTCGTCTGCCCAGAGATCCATAGACACCCCTCTCCCCCGCCAATATATGTTTCATTAAGAGGCCTAAAAAGTAAGCTAGGTCGGATTTGATGAGCTCTCTAGTGGCCTGGGAATAGGAGTTTAACTGCAATAAAgggaatattttccaaattggGCTCTGTCATTATTCAAGAAAAGATTAAAGGGAATAAGGAGATACCAAGATGTAGGAGAGGGTGTGTTTCTGATTCAATAAAACATTGGATGCCctttcttccaaatttcttgTATCAGacagaaaaatagcaaaaaaaaagaaaaaaaagaaaaaaaaagaaaaagaaaaaagaaaaaaaaaagcaacactccagtacacttttcttttctttttttttttttccttttttacttacATTAAATACATCGGTAAATCAGCAGTCGCATTCTGTTACCACGATTGTTAtgttgggagaggaagaaaaggggaaaaaggcaAATGCtttcttagaagaagaaaaaaaaggacacccccccccaaaaaaaactgatcagaaaaaaaatgaagagctgGGAAATAAAAAGTAAGACCCCCAAGCCCAAGAGAGCTCAAAGGAAAGCAGAGGAGCTGGTAGGAAATAGAAGGAAGGCAGCAGATAGGCCCAGAAGCTAAGGCCAATTCTGTTcctgagggggctggggaggggagaagaagccTGGAGAAATGGTTTCCCAGCCCCAAGGCAATGAAACACTTCACTCCTGTTCCATGGGGAAAGatgcacagaggaaaaaaaaaaaaaaacaaacttcatttCTAAGGAATTTAAGAGAGCTATCCTAGTTCTTCCACTTATAAGGACGCACTGGGTGCTTTGGGAGGCTGGTAGGTgctgggaaaggaaggggaaaatgtatgtgtgtttcaGGGCCACGGGAACTAAGGCTGCCcctggaaaaggaagggaaatgagtCTTAAGTGGAAGAACCTAAGCTGGGTCCTTCAGAGTCTCAGCTCCAAGGATTTTTCAGCTGCTCTGGGACAGAAGGCAGTCTGTAAACCAAAGGGTAGAAAGGTTCCAATCCTAGGTCACTGTGACCTTTCCTATCTTACTTCCCCCAATTTTCCCAAAACTCTGGGCTGGAACAAGAAGGAGTTTAGAGTTCTCTCTTGCCTTGATGGCTTCCCAAAGACATCCTAAAATACCTGATGAAGGATGTGAAGAGTGGCTAGAGATTTAGAAAGGACCCACGTCCCCTGGTGATGTGAGACAGCTGTGATGGACCTTCAGTGCCAGTTGTCCCCTATCCACAGGAACAGGTGTTATGGTGTGAGGGGGCCACAAGTAGGCCTCTGTGGTATTAGCCCCTAGTGGTACGTGGATTAACCACTGGCTGGGGGTGGGTATGAGGATAAGGATGGAGGGACTAAACTGAAGATactaacaaaggagaaaagatataGGGCCTGATGGGAGGTGGAGGACAGAACAGACTGTACAGTGGGAATAAAGATCATACCTATTTACAGGGAAGTAGAAAAGACATGGTAATGGGTGGATCATTGAACATGAACCTTAGGAAAGGACAGAAAACTCCTCCCTCTTGCCTGACCCCTCTTCACTCCCATACCATGGCCTAGGCTATCCTGAGACCACTCTCTAGTTGCTCAGTTAATTACCCAGGAAAGGCAAACCTATACTCGAGAGCTAGGTTGGCAAGAATATAGGTTAAGAATCAGAGTTGGAGGAAGCAAGCAGTGGAGACTGGGCTTGAGTAGCTGCCACTGGTCCTGTTCTCTACAGCCCCTCCCAAAACCTCATATATATACTACCTTGGGttccatttaattaaaaaggTGAGAGGGCAGGTAAATCAATCAAAACCCCCCATAAAACAAGTATCCCAAGTGAACTACCACCAGTTAAAGTGCAAACTGCAGGGGAATATAGTGGCTGGGGCTGAGGCCATCTAAAGGCCAGAGGGGGGGAAAATGCATATGTATAAATCAGAGGATGGGTATCAGAAACTGGTCCCTCCTCTAATTAGATCACAGCAGAACCAAAGATGCAGGCAACCAGTGAAGATTCTTTGGAGGACTCTGGGGTCCAGAGTCTCCCCCACTATGGGGGAGGAGCTACCTAAGAGGCTGGGTGAGGGGGAAATTAGGCCTTGGAACAGTTCCAGAGCCATAGGTGACACTGCATCTCCACCTTCTTCACCTCTGCCCAGTTAGCTAACAACACAACTACCCAGTCCCCGAGAGCTTGCCTTCCCTTTCTCACCTCTACCTAGAAACACCCTCCACAAGGCCAACTCATGGAGACTGCAGTGTTTTCAAATATGAGAAActccaaccaaaaaaaaaaaggacctgtTTCCTTACTCCCTCCTGCTCTGAGCCTTACTCTCCCCCAGGGCCCTTAATGTGACTGAACTGGAAACCTCCTTCCTCAGTTCCTGGGTTCACCACCTTCTCCaccctggggagaggaggaaaaggggatCAAGAACAGGGATTGACcaaaagcagaaggagaaggggcaggagacaaaaaatgttttctgaaaaaatgaggaggaggaagaggaggaaagataaGTAGGTCACTGTCTTGCACCTATAATACAAAGTGAAGAAAGTTTGTTTTGGAAGGTTAAGTCCTGGGGGATCTGACTCCCAAGCCCCAGAGTAGGGGTAGGAGGCCAGTGGCAACAGCTGCCTGGTGTTGGTTGCTGAAGCGTTAAAAAGTGCCATGACGGAGCTGTCAGGAGGCAGCCCTTGGGAGCCAGGGCTCAGTGTGCTGTTACCGTAGGGGCTGtgtgctgaggggtgggggtggaggttaTTTCTTAGCTCTCGTGCTAGCTCCATACTTGTTTGCTGCTAGCCACCCCCTCAGTTGCTACAACACTGGCTCTTGTTCTGCTGGGACTGCTCATGGAGATCCACGCCTCGGCTTCGGCCTGCTGCACCCCCCAGATTCTGGGGTTCACTCTTTGGCAACTTCTTAGctagagataaaaagagaagggaaaaaagtatGGTCGATTTTACTCATCCCTCCAAAGGACTATGGGtaggggagagatggggaagggagaaatcTGAGAGATTAAAAGAATGTTTTGAAGAGGGGAAAAGGTTCACTTGTAAACTACATTGAAGATGAGGGGGCTAAAGCCGCAGCCAAAGGATTGAGGTCATAATGGAAAGTTAAGATATTTCCATACCTAAAGTTTTCACAAGGGGAGACATTCCCCTCTACCCTTATGACTTGGGTTAGTGATCTTGTCTAGAGGCAAGGGAAAAAGACAGGAAGATCCCAGGCTTTTCTGACCTTACCTATTGCCAGGAAGAGATCGTTCACGTTCATAGCTGTCTTGGCTGAAGTCTCCATAAACAATAAGCTGTTGTCATCTGCATAGGCCTGGGCCTCCTGAAAGGGGTGGGTGTACCAGTACTCAGAATGTAGGGTAGGAACAAGTATTGCCTTTCCACTCCCATGTAGCACCAGAGCTAGGCAATATCCTAGGTTCCCTCCCTTTAATTGCCCCTCTGAGCCAGCTGGCCCTGGACCCATATTTTGGTGACAACTCCCTCAAGGATAACTCATGGTCTAGACAGCTTAATCCAACAAGCAGGTGTCAGGAATCTTAATTATGAGGAAGAAGGTGAGTTGGTTGGGGGCTTTTAGGTTGTGACACTTGAATAGTCCCTTACCTCAAATTCAACTGCTCCCTCTTTCCCGTTTTCACATCAGTAGCCCCATAGCTGGCATTTCCCTACCCCTCTGCTCTGgaattttcttctgtctcctctaaAATCTCCTGGCTGTCATTAGGGTCACAGTGTTGCTGTATTTAACTTGGTGTGGAACTGAGGAATGAGATGATAAATGTCCTCAGATGAGGTTTTCAGAGAGGGCAGGTTTATGAAAAAAAGGTCCCAAGCACAGAGGGAGTGTGTTACAGAGGGATTCTCTGGGCCATCTTACTTCATACTCCACCATGCGCTTATTGGCCAGGTCAGCTTTGTTCCCCGCCAGGGCAATAACGATGCTAGGACTGGCCTGTCGCTGTAGTTCCTTTACCCATGTCTTTGCTCGGGCGAAGGTTTCCTAGGAAAACATAAGAGAAGAATTGGCCAGAATGACTGCCAATCCAGGTCCACCATCTTCAAAACCCAGTCTCAAAACTCACCTCTCCCAGGCAGGCTTCCCTCACTGAAACCACTTGTGTCTTTGTAATTCATTACCTCAGTCTTACCAGCACGTGGAAGTgtaaattatattcttattttgctATTTCAAGAACCAGCTTTCTCTTCCCCACCTATTTTAATTCCTCTAAATAAAAGCAAGAGAATCTTCTCAGCCCACTTACCTGATTAGTAATGTCATAAACCACAATGGCAGCTTGGGCACCTCTGTAGTACATGGGGGCCAAGCTATGGTATCGTTCCTGCCCAGCTGTGTCCCAGATCTCAAACTTGACTGTTGTGTCATCTAGACAAACAGACTGGGTGAGGAAGGCCGCTACGGATGAGAGAATGGAGGGTAAGAAGTTGTAAGTGGGAGGGTCAATGGGAAAATCCCAGCCCCCTTCacaatatttccattttctgtctAAGACCAGTCACCACCCAGGTCATTGAGCTAAAGAAAAGGTTTTCCATTCCCCTCCTTATGTATAGGTCCTAGAAGCAGGATTAAGACTGCCCTTGGCTAAGTCCTTCCTGCCAGAAGTTTCTCTACCTAAGGAATGGGGGCACATAAACTATGAGGGTTAGGGAAAAGAACTGACACTTATACCAGTCATCTCTCTTCTAACCAAAACAGAGGAGTAAGAGATGATGACAGAAAATAAGCTTCAGATAGAGGTCACATCAATAATTAATTAGAAGACTTTAAAGCCTGATGGCAAATCCCACCATTATCAATATTATTTGGCTGTTACTTTTTTATATAATCTTCTGCTGGTCCAAGAACACATTTCCAAGGTGACTAGTAAAAGCAGGGAAGGAGTAACATGGGAGTTCTCATAAAAGATCTTTTACTGAACTAGGGCCCTATTTTGGGAGTAGCAGAAGGTAGAAGGTAGCAAAGGTGGGAAAGGCAGATGccttttatcttttgtatttaGTTCTAGCCTCTCTTTTACCAGGtatgtgcatcagaatcatctaaGGAGCTTTTCCCAACATACATGTCTATACCTCCACCAATCTCACTCTATTTCCAATACTATTCAGTAGATCTAGGATAGGGCCCAAGCATGACAGGATGAAATGTTTCCCAAGTGattctgaaatacatttttgatTATGAATCACTGCTCTAAACCAACCCTGCTCAAGATGATACTCAACTGAACTTCAAATGGATTAAGAAAAAAGTGGGATGAAGacaaactgagatttaaaaaattagtgattTTCTTGGTGTGCAATGGTCAacctttctaattttcttctagGAAGCAAGGAGACAAACATATACCTACTTTTTGTCATTATGgcagtttttttcctgttttataaagGATTTCCATTCCAAGGAGCTAAAAAGGCCAGCTCCACAGACAGGTACCTAGATCTCCCTTCAAAAGCCTCACTAAACATTGAGCCTCTTCTTTCCCTGAGGTACTCACCTCCAATAGTGCTCTCTTGGTACTCATGGAACTGCCCTTTGACAAAACGTAATACCAGGCTAGACTTCCCCACTGCAGATTCACCCAGCAGGACCAATTTGAACTGGCATATTTTGCTGGCCTGGGGCTGCCCATTGGGCCTGGCTGTGCTTCTGCTAGTCATGGCTAGATTATCAgaatgggaaagggtggagggagggggatgcCACAAAGCGGcaaaggggggaagggggaaggggaggggacttCAGACTTCAACAGtcctgcaagaaaaaaaaagtgggtaaaATTAAACACAGGGACATTGCAGCTGCAATCCATTTtagagaaaagataaatcttcatttctttgctcCTATGAGGACTGAATTAAAATCATCCACCATTAAAAGGTTATCCCACTGACAGGGTCCCAGGCAGCTGACACTCAGTGGTAAGAATGGGGAACAGTAAGAATtgcatctgggggcacctgggcggctcagttggttaagcatctgcctttggctcaggtcacaatcccagggtgctgggatcaggccctctctctctctctctcaaataaatattaaaaaaaaagaattgcatctGAAGTGGAGTTTGCTCTACTACATAATCCTCAACTGCCAAGGGAGCTGAAATGGAGAGACTGAAAACTGTGTGAAATAAGTTTATTTCCCATTAATTCCCCACCaggtcttcaattttttttttttaagatttatttatttgagagagaaagaacgtgagtgggaagggcagagggactccccactgagcctggagcaggacacagggttcgatcccacaacccatgagatcatgacctgagctgaaaccaagagccagatgctcaacccaggccccccaccccaggtcttcAAAAAACAGCAAACCGATCAACTTTTGagacatttttcccccctttttagagggggagagagggagaggggcagagggagggagagagaatcttaagcagcctagGACGGAGCCTGACAGAGGGCTCCAtttcccaaccctgagatcatgacctgagctgaaatcaagagtcagatacttaaccgaatgagccacccaggcacccccaaaccaatcaacttttttttttttttaaagatttttatttatttattcatgagagacagaggcagagggagaagcaggctcccaaggagcagagagcccgatgtgggactcgatcccaggaccctgggatcatgacctgagccgaaggcagacgcttaaccatctgagccacccaggcgccccaaaccaatCAACTTTTAGTTGGCCTGAAGAACACCCGAATGCACCCACAGGTGCCCTAGATCCCCAGTACCCTGGTATCCTGGTGCTGTCCTTCCCCCTGACCCCCATCTTTTTTCTAGCtttcaaaatgaaagatttaCTCTAGGGGTATGAGAGGAGTCACCCCTCCCTAAGAGTGGGGGTAGCTTCTGGTTCCGTATCCTTCATACATAACCAGTAGTCTTCTTGACATTTCTGAAACCCTAACCAGGGTTTATTTGCCaaaaaatctgttctttctcatttctggTCAAAGGTGAGTAGAAAAATAGACCACAGACAACCAACAGACCACATTCAGCATCCACTCTTTCACTTTGCTCCTGCCACCTCTCCAAGTCTGAGAATCTATCAAATTGAAGAATCAGTAGGCCTGACCTACTCTCAACTTGCAGCTGTCTTCCAGGTGCCTAGGGATTAGATAACTCTCCACACTAAATGTGCCTAACAGCTGTAGCCCTCCATATTAGAGGCAAAGAAAGAGGGTGTACCTTCTAAACACATGCAGGAGTCTCAAGAGGATGATGtaggtgttttttcttttttaaagattttatttattttagagagatagcggggcgggggggacagagggaaagggggagagagaattctaagcaaaCTCTGTGCCAAGTGCAGAggtggacatggggcttgatcccaggacgctgaaatcatgacctgagccgaaatcaagactcacacgcttaaccgactgagtcacccaggcgccccataggggTAAATTTTCAAGcaataaacatttgatgaaaATAAACTGAACTACCTATCTTTACCTTTCAAGAGGCTTGGAAAGCTGGTggtggaggaagagacagaggttGAGACTCTTGAGAGTCTAATCATCCAAAACTGAATGTATTTCATCATTCTGACTCTGAGGGGAAAGGGACTATGAGATTGAAAGGAATTAGCATGATCAGAGCATGCAAAACCTCTGTCCAAAACCTAAGCATTACTTGGGTTGTACTTTGTtcaaattaatcttttctttcttcaaggtTGATTCTAGTAACAATCTGTAATTCTAGTAAAGCTAGAAAAGACAGTAAAGACAGACAAGCAGAAAAATCATACAGGAGGCAGTGCAGAGGAACAAAGACTGTCCAATTCACTGGGTTTATTTTTACAGTTCTGCTTACTAGCTGTGaagctttgggcaagttactaaatcTGTTTGTGcattcatttcatctgtaaaatgagataatagcCTTATGAGCACTTACTTCATAAAActgatgtgagaattaaataatagaattaattttttttaaagactttatttgacacagagagacacagcgagagagggaacacaagcaaggggagtgggagatggagaaggagaagcaggcttcccgccgagcagcaagcctgatgtgaggcttgatcccaggaccctgggatcatgacctgagccgaaggcagacgcttaacctaggCGCCCCGgtaacagaaataatttaaatgtaagtaTCTGAcaagtgctcaatgaatattaagCTACTAATCATTACTAATGACGTCAAGAAAATTTCAGAGCCTTGCCTTCCacctttataaaatggaaaaactgccTACCTCATAGAGTAGCAATGAAGATTAAGGAAAAGATGTGTTTAGCATagtgttaaaaaataagtattgttATTTAGTGGCCCTGATTCACAGAAAAGATGAACTTAATATATTAAAGTATATCTCAATATTAATTTTAACTAATATATTCCTAAAAAGCAGGCTTGATAagaagtagagagaaaaaaaacagaaaaaacaaaagtgtAAAGAGGAAGTTAACGGGAATGAGATAGAAGTGAGAACTCAGAAAAGTCCCAAAGTAGACTGGATTAAGATAGAGGAATGTAAGAAATTACTCTGATTCTACTGGGTATTTTATATTCCTCAGGCCAGTGAGTCCTAAGAATCCAGATATACATAGGCTATTTTGTGATGAAGTTTTCAGTGATTTATGATGAAATaagaaatagagacaatataGCAAGTTCTGCATAAAGCtaaatttattcaagaaaaaaaattttttaaagtaggctccacacccagcatggagcccaacacggggcttgaacccacgaccccaagatcaacacctgagctgagatcaagagttggacactcaaccaactgagccacccaggtgcccctaaatttatccaatttaaaagaatattctttataACAAGATTtctaacttactttttttttttttaagattttatttatttgtttgtcagacagacagacagtacaagcagggggagcatcaggcagagagagcagcatCCCTAACTTCTTACTTAGTATTAATTTCCTctcaaaagtaaatatatatattatacaaaaaaACCTCTgagacctatttttaaaaagttgtagaggggcacctgggtggctcagttggttaagtgcctgactcttgatttcggctgggtttgtgatcttggggtggtgggatcgagctctgcgttgggctcccaACTCAGTGTgtagcctgcttgagattctcaccctctcgaataaataaataaatcttaaaaaaaaaaaagttgtagaacAAAACACATGGTTAGATCCTATTTCTGTAAAACAAAATTCtgtatagaaaacagtatgggaggggcacttgggtggctcagtcgttaagcgtctgccttcggctcaggtcatgatcccagggtcctgggatagagccctgcatcgggctccctgctcaggggagagcctgcttctctctctgcctctccctctctctctgcttgtgttccctccctcgctgtgtctctctctgtcaaataaataaataaaacctttaaaaaaagaaagaaagaaaacagtatgggaGGATACACACTCAACCTCTGAGGAGAGTGGGATTGAGGAGGGTGGTATGTGAAGgactcagatttttttcattctacacaatttttaaaaaataggaaatataaatttttaatatttttaggacatacatttaaaagctttctaggggcacctgggtggctcagtcagttgaacgtctgccttcatctcagttcatgatcccagggtcctgggatagagccccgcatcaggctccctgctcagcggggagcctgcttctccctctccctctgcagctccccctgcttgtgctctgtcaaataagtaaataaaatcttaaaaataaaagctttctaaataatttttaatgctttaaaaaataatggtgaCAGGCAGTAGTAAGCTTTCTAAATAACCATATATGGGAAAGCAAAACTCTCAAATTTAAATTAGCTggtccaggggtacctgggtagctcagctgtttaagcgtctgcctttggcccaggttgtggtcccagggtcctgggattgagccccgtgtcaggctccctgctctgcaggggagtctgcttctccctctgcccctccccccgctcctattttctctctctcaaataaaataaaaaatcttaaaaaaaaaaataaattagggacgcttgggtggctcagtcggttaagcatctgccttcagctcaggtcatgatccgggggtcctgggattgagccccacatcaggctccctgcttagcagcttgcttctccctctccccactgctcctgttctctctcactatctctcaaataaatgaataaaatctttatttttttttttaaagattttatttatttttgcgagagagacagagagaacgtgagcatgagtggggaggggtagaggaagaagcagactccc
The sequence above is drawn from the Neomonachus schauinslandi chromosome 5, ASM220157v2, whole genome shotgun sequence genome and encodes:
- the RAB5B gene encoding ras-related protein Rab-5B isoform X1 yields the protein MTSRSTARPNGQPQASKICQFKLVLLGESAVGKSSLVLRFVKGQFHEYQESTIGAAFLTQSVCLDDTTVKFEIWDTAGQERYHSLAPMYYRGAQAAIVVYDITNQETFARAKTWVKELQRQASPSIVIALAGNKADLANKRMVEYEEAQAYADDNSLLFMETSAKTAMNVNDLFLAIAKKLPKSEPQNLGGAAGRSRGVDLHEQSQQNKSQCCSN
- the RAB5B gene encoding ras-related protein Rab-5B isoform X2; its protein translation is MTSRSTARPNGQPQASKICQFKLVLLGESAVGKSSLVLRFVKGQFHEYQESTIGDDTTVKFEIWDTAGQERYHSLAPMYYRGAQAAIVVYDITNQETFARAKTWVKELQRQASPSIVIALAGNKADLANKRMVEYEEAQAYADDNSLLFMETSAKTAMNVNDLFLAIAKKLPKSEPQNLGGAAGRSRGVDLHEQSQQNKSQCCSN